In Desulfosoma caldarium, the following are encoded in one genomic region:
- a CDS encoding YcaO-like family protein, whose amino-acid sequence MLLDARITLQDCFKTFRHDQEKARNPQDTVRWVRQRLENLQMDILAKTLRIDSGRLDIPVYLSLCGSDASPLTGTKKQMGKGATPAQAEASALMELMERFSFFSFIHAQRFLRASMKTLHGPFTPPERLLQAVHDQATPLTRVRTFLETCPLRWVPARNFTEEQDEWVPIDWFYLINEYNGPAAGNTLEEALLQGLCEVVERHVGSVISHERRVTPAIDLQSVQDEAAVELLQKFQRCGIRLFVHDFSLDTGIPTVGVLAYDPKTFPQRSEIIFTAGTTSHPAKSLCRALTEVAQLAGDFENRTTYRPTLPKYASLQEARYLMESDRTVPLKALPDVSHDNLRVEIEQAVQSLSRLGLPVLAVNVTHEALQIPCVYVIIPGAHFLEHTRQTDFAQHMARTILRSLEPKEALSHLRRLAELFGPRFDLTFFTAHALERLEQFEEALALFQRSLTEKPDPKEVASIHVHIASCHKELGRYEKALDALNEAEKWNPTLKEIYNLKGFCFYRLKKHMQAIEAFEKAIDIDPGSAIDYANIGSNLRELGHFQEALRLYEMALELDPTLDFARDNVHRLRAKLAVEVQ is encoded by the coding sequence ATGCTTCTTGATGCTCGCATCACCTTGCAAGACTGTTTCAAAACCTTTCGGCATGACCAGGAAAAGGCCAGGAATCCTCAAGACACGGTACGGTGGGTTCGCCAGCGCTTGGAAAATCTGCAAATGGATATTCTGGCCAAGACCCTGCGCATTGACTCCGGGCGGCTAGACATTCCCGTCTACCTTAGCCTGTGCGGTTCCGATGCCTCGCCTCTGACCGGCACCAAAAAACAGATGGGCAAAGGAGCGACGCCGGCCCAGGCTGAAGCCAGCGCCCTTATGGAACTCATGGAACGGTTCAGCTTTTTTTCCTTCATCCATGCCCAAAGGTTCCTGAGGGCTTCCATGAAAACCCTGCACGGCCCCTTTACGCCACCTGAGCGGCTTCTTCAGGCTGTCCATGATCAGGCGACTCCTCTCACTCGTGTGCGCACTTTTCTCGAAACCTGCCCTCTGCGCTGGGTTCCCGCCCGAAACTTTACGGAGGAGCAGGATGAATGGGTCCCCATCGATTGGTTCTATCTCATCAACGAATACAACGGCCCCGCGGCAGGAAACACTCTGGAAGAGGCCTTATTGCAGGGCTTGTGCGAAGTAGTGGAACGGCATGTGGGGTCGGTGATATCCCATGAGCGCCGCGTCACACCCGCTATTGATCTTCAGAGTGTCCAGGATGAGGCAGCCGTGGAATTGCTGCAAAAGTTTCAGCGGTGCGGCATTCGTCTGTTCGTTCACGATTTTTCCTTGGACACGGGCATTCCCACAGTGGGGGTTTTGGCCTATGATCCCAAAACATTTCCCCAACGCAGTGAAATCATCTTTACCGCCGGCACCACGTCCCATCCCGCAAAATCCCTGTGCCGCGCTCTAACAGAAGTGGCTCAGCTGGCCGGAGATTTTGAAAACCGCACCACTTACAGGCCCACTTTGCCCAAGTACGCCTCCCTTCAAGAAGCCAGATATCTTATGGAATCCGACCGCACGGTGCCCCTGAAAGCCCTGCCCGATGTGAGTCACGATAACCTTCGGGTGGAAATTGAGCAGGCCGTGCAGAGCTTATCCCGGCTGGGCTTGCCCGTCCTGGCGGTCAATGTGACCCATGAAGCTCTGCAGATTCCCTGCGTGTACGTGATCATTCCTGGAGCGCACTTCTTGGAGCACACGCGCCAGACGGATTTTGCGCAACACATGGCCCGAACGATCCTTCGAAGCCTTGAACCCAAAGAGGCGCTGTCACACCTGCGCCGTCTCGCAGAACTTTTTGGGCCGCGCTTCGACCTCACCTTTTTTACGGCCCATGCCCTGGAACGATTGGAACAGTTTGAAGAAGCTCTGGCTCTCTTTCAACGCTCCCTCACCGAGAAGCCCGACCCGAAGGAAGTCGCCAGCATCCATGTCCATATCGCTTCGTGCCACAAGGAACTCGGCCGCTACGAGAAGGCGCTGGACGCTTTGAACGAAGCGGAAAAATGGAATCCCACGCTTAAGGAGATTTACAATCTCAAAGGGTTTTGTTTCTATCGACTCAAGAAACACATGCAGGCTATTGAAGCCTTTGAAAAAGCCATCGACATCGACCCGGGATCCGCCATCGATTACGCCAACATCGGATCCAACTTAAGAGAGCTGGGGCATTTTCAGGAAGCTCTGCGCCTGTACGAAATGGCTTTGGAACTGGATCCCACCCTGGATTTTGCCCGAGACAATGTGCACCGATTGCGTGCAAAGCTTGCCGTCGAAGTTCAATAA
- a CDS encoding ribonuclease D, which produces MRPYILIDSDQRLQETISTVLTCSRIAVDTESNGYYAYYERVCLIQLSTEQDDYIIDMLNIAHPECLSNIFENSSIEKIFHAASNDIGALKRDFQFTFRHVFDTAIACKLLGQKRLGLSHVLEAHFQVQLDKKWQRCDWGARPLNDSQLHYARLDTHYLIPLRNKLHEALVRRGLWPQAQEAFAKVCAQAPPRERFPANGYERLSGTRTLSRRAKAVLRDLYTYRDQMARRLDRAPFRVLSNEALIRLAQRLPKTPEELRAIKGLPQTFKTGTQARQLLTVILDALEAHKSAKARSMSS; this is translated from the coding sequence ATGCGTCCTTACATCCTCATTGATTCGGACCAAAGACTGCAAGAGACGATCTCGACGGTTCTCACATGCTCTCGCATTGCCGTGGACACGGAATCCAACGGCTACTACGCCTACTACGAACGGGTCTGCCTAATTCAGCTGTCCACGGAACAGGACGACTACATCATTGACATGCTAAACATCGCCCACCCGGAGTGTTTGTCAAACATTTTTGAAAATTCGAGCATAGAAAAAATTTTTCATGCCGCATCCAACGATATCGGAGCTCTTAAAAGGGATTTTCAGTTCACCTTCCGCCATGTCTTTGATACAGCCATCGCATGCAAACTGCTTGGCCAAAAGCGCCTCGGCCTCTCCCATGTCTTGGAAGCCCACTTTCAGGTGCAGCTGGACAAGAAATGGCAGCGCTGCGACTGGGGCGCGCGCCCCTTGAACGATTCCCAACTCCACTACGCGCGCCTGGACACCCATTACCTCATTCCCTTGCGGAATAAACTCCATGAAGCCCTGGTGCGGCGCGGATTGTGGCCACAGGCCCAAGAAGCCTTTGCCAAAGTGTGCGCCCAGGCGCCCCCTCGAGAACGGTTTCCCGCCAACGGCTATGAGCGGCTTTCAGGCACGCGTACCCTTTCTCGACGCGCCAAAGCCGTCCTTCGCGATCTCTACACCTATCGAGATCAGATGGCCAGACGGCTGGATCGAGCCCCGTTTCGGGTGCTTTCCAACGAAGCCCTCATTCGGCTGGCGCAACGCCTGCCCAAGACCCCGGAGGAACTGCGTGCCATCAAGGGACTGCCGCAAACCTTTAAGACCGGCACCCAGGCTCGGCAACTTTTGACCGTGATTCTTGATGCTCTAGAAGCGCACAAGAGCGCCAAAGCACGAAGCATGTCTTCGTGA